From Curtobacterium sp. SGAir0471, the proteins below share one genomic window:
- the mmsA gene encoding multiple monosaccharide ABC transporter ATP-binding protein, translating to MADTILEMRDITKTFPGVKALQGVSIEVERGQVHAICGENGAGKSTLMKVLSGVYPHGSFDGEILLDGKPVQFGDINDSEKAGVVIIHQELALSPFLSIAENIFLGNERVKGGLIDWNQTNLEAAALLKRVGLKDNPVTKVTDVGVGKQQLVEIAKALSKEVRLLILDEPTAALNDDDSEHLLDLIRSLQAEGMTAIIISHKLNEIKAIADKVTIIRDGKTIETLDMHADDVSEDRIIRGMVGRDLSSRYPEREPKIGEELLRIEDWTVHHPLDGSREIIHQVNLNVRAGEVVGIAGLMGAGRTELAMSVFGHSYGTGISGTVYKRGVPIKTNTVTRAIDNGIAYATEDRKRYGLNLIDDIKRNISGSALGKLADWGFVNASKETTVAGGFLKSMNIKAPNVDAVTGKLSGGNQQKVVLSKWMYADPDVLILDEPTRGIDVGAKYEIYTLINDLADQGKGVIVISSELPELLGICDRIYTLSEGTITADVPRSEATPEVLMQYMTQERETPVNERA from the coding sequence ATGGCGGACACCATCCTCGAGATGCGGGACATCACCAAGACCTTCCCCGGTGTGAAGGCGCTGCAGGGCGTCTCGATCGAGGTCGAGCGCGGGCAGGTCCACGCGATCTGCGGCGAGAACGGCGCCGGCAAGTCGACCCTGATGAAGGTGCTGTCGGGCGTCTACCCGCACGGCTCCTTCGACGGCGAGATCCTGCTCGACGGCAAGCCGGTGCAGTTCGGTGACATCAACGACTCCGAGAAGGCGGGCGTGGTGATCATCCACCAGGAGCTCGCACTCAGCCCGTTCCTGTCCATCGCCGAGAACATCTTCCTCGGCAACGAGCGCGTCAAGGGCGGGCTCATCGACTGGAACCAGACGAACCTCGAGGCGGCGGCGCTCCTCAAGCGCGTCGGGCTCAAGGACAACCCGGTCACCAAGGTGACGGACGTCGGTGTCGGCAAGCAGCAGCTCGTCGAGATCGCGAAGGCGCTGTCGAAGGAGGTCCGGCTCCTCATCCTCGACGAGCCGACCGCCGCGCTGAACGACGACGACTCCGAGCACCTGCTCGACCTCATCCGCTCGCTGCAGGCCGAGGGCATGACGGCGATCATCATCAGCCACAAGCTGAACGAGATCAAGGCGATCGCGGACAAGGTCACGATCATCCGCGACGGCAAGACCATCGAGACGCTCGACATGCACGCCGACGACGTCTCCGAGGACCGGATCATCCGCGGCATGGTCGGTCGCGACCTGTCCAGCCGCTACCCGGAGCGCGAGCCGAAGATCGGCGAGGAGCTCCTGCGCATCGAGGACTGGACCGTCCACCACCCGCTCGACGGGTCGCGCGAGATCATCCACCAGGTCAACCTCAACGTCCGCGCGGGCGAGGTGGTCGGCATCGCCGGGCTCATGGGCGCCGGCCGCACCGAGCTCGCGATGAGCGTCTTCGGGCACTCGTACGGCACCGGCATCTCCGGCACCGTCTACAAGCGCGGTGTGCCGATCAAGACGAACACGGTGACGCGGGCGATCGACAACGGCATCGCCTACGCCACCGAGGACCGCAAGCGGTACGGCCTCAACCTCATCGACGACATCAAGCGGAACATCTCCGGCTCGGCGCTCGGCAAGCTCGCCGACTGGGGCTTCGTGAACGCGTCGAAGGAGACCACCGTCGCCGGCGGCTTCCTAAAGAGCATGAACATCAAGGCGCCGAACGTCGACGCCGTGACGGGCAAGCTCTCCGGCGGCAACCAGCAGAAGGTCGTCCTGTCGAAGTGGATGTACGCCGACCCGGACGTGCTCATCCTCGACGAGCCGACCCGCGGCATCGACGTCGGCGCGAAGTACGAGATCTACACGCTCATCAACGACCTGGCGGACCAGGGCAAGGGCGTCATCGTGATCTCGTCCGAGCTGCCCGAGCTGCTCGGCATCTGCGACCGCATCTACACACTCTCCGAGGGCACGATCACGGCCGACGTGCCCCGCTCCGAGGCCACCCCAGAGGTCCTCATGCAGTACATGACCCAGGAACGGGAGACCCCTGTCAATGAACGCGCTTAA
- a CDS encoding LacI family DNA-binding transcriptional regulator, which translates to MTTTTALGGPGGRRRKAPTIFDVAERAGVSHQTVSRVINGDPTVRDAYRSQVTDAVAELGYRPRAAARALAGGRSRALGIITAGDALYGPSSTAVGFERAARSAGYHVLLSTLPDDPRPVDLSGALTTLLAQDVAAIVLVAADNRVLDALASLTIPVTVPVVVANAVQRDAVRTPAARSVAAVAIDQAAGTTLVMEHLFARGYRRVVHIAGPAVSQESEVRRATYGRIMREAGLEPVVLDGDWTPASGFAAARTIDVHAVDAVFAGNDQMALGVLHAFADEGLRVPDDIAVVGFDDIPEAAHFTPPLTTVRQDFMAMGQRVLEAVVAVVEGEPRDETLLLPELVVRRSA; encoded by the coding sequence GTGACCACGACGACCGCGCTCGGGGGCCCCGGCGGCAGACGCCGCAAGGCCCCGACGATCTTCGACGTCGCCGAGCGCGCGGGTGTCTCGCACCAGACCGTCTCCCGGGTGATCAACGGCGACCCCACCGTCCGTGACGCCTACCGCTCGCAGGTCACCGACGCCGTCGCGGAGCTCGGGTACCGGCCCCGCGCGGCCGCCAGGGCCCTCGCGGGCGGGCGCAGCCGTGCGCTCGGCATCATCACGGCGGGCGACGCGCTGTACGGACCGTCGAGCACCGCGGTCGGGTTCGAGCGGGCCGCCCGGTCGGCCGGGTACCACGTGCTGCTCTCGACGCTGCCGGACGACCCCCGACCCGTGGACCTGTCCGGCGCGCTCACCACGCTGCTCGCGCAGGACGTCGCCGCGATCGTGCTCGTCGCGGCCGACAACCGCGTGCTCGACGCCCTCGCGTCGCTGACGATCCCGGTGACCGTCCCCGTCGTCGTCGCGAACGCCGTGCAGCGCGATGCGGTCCGGACCCCCGCCGCGCGGAGCGTCGCCGCCGTCGCGATCGACCAGGCCGCGGGCACCACGCTCGTGATGGAGCACCTGTTCGCCCGCGGGTACCGCCGGGTGGTGCACATCGCCGGACCGGCGGTGTCACAGGAGTCCGAGGTGCGCCGAGCGACCTACGGCCGGATCATGCGCGAGGCGGGGCTCGAGCCGGTCGTGCTCGACGGCGACTGGACCCCGGCGAGCGGCTTCGCGGCGGCGCGGACGATCGACGTGCACGCGGTCGACGCCGTCTTCGCCGGGAACGACCAGATGGCGCTCGGGGTGCTCCACGCCTTCGCCGACGAGGGGCTCCGCGTGCCGGACGACATCGCCGTGGTCGGGTTCGACGACATCCCCGAGGCGGCGCACTTCACCCCGCCGCTCACCACCGTGCGGCAGGACTTCATGGCGATGGGGCAGCGGGTGCTCGAGGCGGTCGTGGCCGTGGTCGAGGGGGAGCCCCGCGACGAGACGCTGCTGCTGCCCGAGCTCGTGGTGCGGCGCTCCGCCTGA
- a CDS encoding alpha-amylase family glycosyl hydrolase, with the protein MWWHVYPLGAVGAEVRPSTPVDDRPVEHRLQRLVPWLDHVVDLGLNGLLLGPVFASSTHGYDTVDHFRVDPRLGDESDLVALVSAAHERGIRVVLDGVFNHVGREHPAFRALEEQGPGAPTAELFAVERSGWQAGDPVPVRDFEGHDILVALDHGGRAAEDLVVEVMTHWLDRGIDGWRLDAAYAVPPSFWARVLPRVRERFPDAWSSGEVIHGDAAAIVRASTMDSTTQYELWQAVWHGIADRNCFELAHAVERHDALLPTFVPTTFVGNHDVTRIASAVGERFAGHAAAVLFTVAGTPVVYAGDEYGWTAVKEEREGGDDAVRPELPPAPPEATGLTHAHEALIALRRRNPWLHRAHTDVIHLTNTAVVLRTATADAAVVTALNLADDPVEVPAADATRVEAGGGDLRDGTLRLPAAGWAVLTA; encoded by the coding sequence ATGTGGTGGCACGTGTACCCGCTCGGCGCCGTCGGTGCCGAGGTCCGTCCGTCGACGCCGGTCGACGACCGCCCGGTCGAACACCGCCTCCAGCGGCTCGTGCCGTGGCTCGACCACGTGGTGGACCTCGGGCTGAACGGTCTGCTGCTCGGCCCCGTGTTCGCATCCTCGACGCACGGGTACGACACCGTCGACCACTTCCGGGTGGACCCCCGGCTCGGCGACGAGTCGGACCTCGTGGCGCTCGTGTCCGCGGCGCACGAGCGCGGGATCCGCGTGGTGCTCGACGGCGTCTTCAACCACGTCGGACGCGAGCACCCGGCGTTCCGAGCCCTCGAGGAGCAGGGGCCCGGTGCTCCGACCGCCGAGCTGTTCGCGGTGGAGCGGTCGGGCTGGCAGGCCGGTGACCCGGTGCCGGTGCGCGACTTCGAGGGGCACGACATCCTCGTCGCCCTCGACCACGGCGGTCGGGCGGCGGAGGACCTGGTGGTCGAGGTGATGACCCACTGGCTCGACCGCGGGATCGACGGGTGGCGGCTCGACGCGGCCTACGCGGTGCCACCGTCGTTCTGGGCGCGGGTGCTCCCGCGGGTGCGCGAGCGCTTCCCGGACGCCTGGTCCAGCGGTGAGGTCATCCACGGTGACGCTGCGGCGATCGTGCGCGCCTCGACGATGGACTCGACCACGCAGTACGAGCTCTGGCAGGCCGTCTGGCACGGGATCGCCGACCGGAACTGCTTCGAGCTCGCGCACGCCGTCGAACGCCACGACGCCCTGCTCCCCACGTTCGTGCCCACCACCTTCGTCGGCAACCACGACGTCACCCGCATCGCGAGCGCGGTGGGGGAGCGGTTCGCCGGCCACGCCGCAGCGGTGCTGTTCACCGTCGCCGGGACACCGGTCGTGTACGCGGGCGACGAGTACGGCTGGACGGCGGTCAAGGAGGAGCGCGAGGGTGGCGACGACGCCGTCCGCCCGGAACTCCCGCCGGCGCCTCCCGAGGCGACCGGTCTGACCCACGCGCACGAGGCCCTGATCGCCCTGCGGCGGCGGAACCCCTGGCTGCACCGCGCGCACACCGACGTCATCCACCTGACCAACACGGCGGTGGTCCTGCGGACGGCGACGGCGGACGCTGCGGTGGTGACCGCCCTGAACCTGGCGGACGACCCCGTCGAGGTGCCCGCGGCCGACGCGACGCGGGTCGAGGCGGGCGGCGGCGACCTGCGGGACGGGACCCTGCGCCTCCCGGCCGCCGGGTGGGCCGTCCTGACCGCGTGA
- the chvE gene encoding multiple monosaccharide ABC transporter substrate-binding protein produces the protein MMKRKVIAGVAALGIAFSLAACSAGGRAATTGGGDTADGNKGALVGVAMPTKVSERWIKDGDAVKSDLEKAGYKVDLEYGDNKVQQQAQQVSNMITKGAKVLIIASIDGGALSDQLDQAAKAGIKVISYDRLLTGNKNVDYYVSFDNYKVGVDQATSLLTGLGVLDDKGEKTGKKGPFNIEVFAGSLDDNNAGFFFNGAMDTLKPYLEDGTLKIGSGQDQLSQAATQQWDPATAKARMQNLVASTYSGGTKLDGVLSPYDGMSIGIISALQGAGYGSGDRPLPIVTGQDAEAASVKSIIAGQQYSTIYKDTRKLAKQSVTMAEDLLSGKTPEVNDTKSYDNKVKVVPTYLFQPTVVTKANYKEVLVDSGYYTEADLK, from the coding sequence ATGATGAAGCGCAAGGTCATCGCGGGGGTCGCGGCCCTCGGCATCGCGTTCTCCCTGGCAGCCTGCTCGGCCGGCGGCCGTGCAGCGACCACCGGCGGCGGCGACACCGCGGACGGCAACAAGGGCGCCCTGGTCGGCGTCGCGATGCCGACCAAGGTCTCCGAGCGGTGGATCAAGGACGGCGACGCCGTCAAGAGCGACCTCGAGAAGGCCGGCTACAAGGTCGACCTCGAGTACGGCGACAACAAGGTCCAGCAGCAGGCCCAGCAGGTCAGCAACATGATCACGAAGGGCGCGAAGGTCCTGATCATCGCGTCGATCGACGGTGGGGCGCTGTCCGACCAGCTCGACCAGGCGGCGAAGGCCGGCATCAAGGTGATCTCCTACGACCGCCTGCTCACCGGCAACAAGAACGTCGACTACTACGTGTCGTTCGACAACTACAAGGTCGGCGTCGACCAGGCCACGTCGCTGCTCACGGGCCTCGGCGTGCTCGACGACAAGGGCGAGAAGACCGGCAAGAAGGGCCCGTTCAACATCGAGGTCTTCGCCGGCTCGCTCGACGACAACAACGCCGGGTTCTTCTTCAACGGCGCGATGGACACCCTCAAGCCGTACCTCGAGGACGGCACGCTGAAGATCGGCTCCGGCCAGGACCAGCTCTCGCAGGCCGCCACGCAGCAGTGGGACCCGGCGACCGCCAAGGCCCGCATGCAGAACCTCGTCGCGTCGACCTACTCGGGCGGCACGAAGCTCGACGGTGTGCTCTCGCCCTACGACGGCATGTCGATCGGCATCATCTCGGCCCTGCAGGGCGCCGGCTACGGCTCGGGTGACCGTCCGCTGCCGATCGTGACCGGTCAGGACGCCGAGGCCGCCTCGGTCAAGTCGATCATCGCGGGCCAGCAGTACTCCACCATCTACAAGGACACGCGCAAGCTCGCGAAGCAGTCCGTGACGATGGCCGAGGACCTGCTCTCGGGCAAGACCCCCGAGGTCAACGACACCAAGAGCTACGACAACAAGGTCAAGGTCGTCCCGACCTACCTGTTCCAGCCCACGGTGGTGACGAAGGCCAACTACAAGGAGGTCCTCGTCGACAGCGGGTACTACACCGAGGCCGACCTCAAGTAG
- the mmsB gene encoding multiple monosaccharide ABC transporter permease, translating to MNALKSAVGYLTGQLRQIGLFIALIVIVIFFQVATNGITLAPINVSNLIVQNSYILILAIGMVMVIIAGHIDLSVGSVVAFSGAMAGVMITQWGLPWPVAAVLCLVVGALVGAWQGFWIAYFGIPAFIVTLAGMLAFRGATQIVLQNQQISPFPEGFRSLGSGFLPSFGTTGYEPLTMILGIAAAAVMVITAFRGRITRRKYQLESEPFAWFIVKTAFGAALVIYVALLLASYNGTPIVLVVLGLLVVIYSVVMRSSVFGRHVYAIGGNALAAQLSGVKTKRVTFLLFVNMGVIAALAGVVFTGQLNLAAPGAGNGFELDAIAAVFIGGAAVTGGIGTVPGAIVGGLIIGILNNGMSILGVGTEYQSLIKGLVLLAAVAFDVFNKRRAASARK from the coding sequence ATGAACGCGCTTAAGTCCGCCGTCGGCTACCTCACCGGGCAGCTCCGACAGATCGGCCTGTTCATCGCGCTGATCGTCATCGTCATCTTCTTCCAGGTGGCGACGAACGGCATCACCCTGGCCCCGATCAACGTCTCGAACCTGATCGTCCAGAACAGCTACATCCTCATCCTCGCCATCGGCATGGTGATGGTCATCATCGCCGGCCACATCGACCTGTCCGTCGGGTCCGTCGTCGCCTTCAGCGGTGCGATGGCCGGTGTGATGATCACGCAGTGGGGACTCCCCTGGCCCGTCGCGGCGGTCCTCTGCCTGGTCGTCGGCGCCCTCGTCGGCGCGTGGCAGGGCTTCTGGATCGCGTACTTCGGGATCCCGGCGTTCATCGTGACGCTCGCGGGCATGCTCGCCTTCCGCGGTGCGACCCAGATCGTGCTGCAGAACCAGCAGATCTCGCCGTTCCCGGAGGGCTTCCGCTCGCTCGGCTCCGGCTTCCTGCCGTCGTTCGGCACCACGGGCTACGAGCCCCTCACGATGATCCTCGGCATCGCGGCAGCCGCCGTCATGGTGATCACCGCGTTCCGTGGTCGCATCACGCGGCGCAAGTACCAGCTCGAGAGCGAGCCGTTCGCCTGGTTCATCGTGAAGACGGCCTTCGGTGCCGCCCTCGTGATCTACGTGGCGCTGCTGCTCGCCAGCTACAACGGCACGCCCATCGTGCTCGTCGTGCTCGGTCTGCTCGTGGTGATCTACTCGGTGGTCATGCGCAGCTCCGTGTTCGGTCGCCACGTCTACGCGATCGGCGGCAACGCCCTCGCCGCGCAGCTGTCCGGCGTGAAGACGAAGCGCGTCACGTTCCTGCTCTTCGTGAACATGGGCGTCATCGCGGCCCTGGCGGGCGTGGTCTTCACCGGCCAGCTCAACCTCGCCGCCCCGGGTGCCGGCAACGGCTTCGAGCTCGACGCCATCGCGGCCGTCTTCATCGGTGGCGCCGCGGTCACCGGCGGCATCGGCACGGTCCCGGGTGCGATCGTCGGTGGTCTCATCATCGGCATCCTGAACAACGGCATGTCGATCCTCGGTGTCGGCACCGAGTACCAGTCGCTCATCAAGGGCCTGGTGCTGCTCGCCGCCGTCGCGTTCGACGTGTTCAACAAGCGCCGGGCGGCGTCCGCGCGCAAGTAG
- a CDS encoding CsbD family protein, producing the protein MSLGDKAKDVTQKVVGKVEEAVGKHTDDAELTHQGQKDQVMGEGRLDKEKAKDAFDGK; encoded by the coding sequence ATGTCGCTCGGAGACAAGGCCAAGGACGTCACGCAGAAGGTCGTCGGCAAGGTCGAGGAGGCCGTCGGCAAGCACACCGACGACGCGGAGCTCACCCACCAGGGCCAGAAGGACCAGGTCATGGGCGAGGGTCGCCTCGACAAGGAGAAGGCCAAGGACGCGTTCGACGGCAAGTGA
- a CDS encoding glycoside hydrolase family 127 protein: protein MTTTTGTTRAAATTGTTPAAATTGTTPGTKTADGTTTGRRPRTATPALPTAGAHLTLRPLPVGGARITGGFWALRQDRNGRDAIRSGYERLDAAGNFRNLRIAAGDEQGEAVGPVFMDSDVTKWLEAVAWEYGRAPAEDLLALQREVTALYARAQAADGYVDSVQQIRGEGARYTDLKWSHELYCAGHLYQAAVAQHRATGDTGLLEVATKNADHLVATFGPGDDHAQDVDGHPVVETGLVELFRETGNRAYLDLAHWFVDARGHGMIERAGGEPTYFSDRVPVREATTVEGHAVRAVYLAAGAVDVAIETGDAELLTASERQFADMTATKAFITGGLGARWDREAFGDPYELPTDRGYAETCAAIGGIQWAWRLLLATGKPVYADAIERLLYNAFLPGVSLAGTEYFYVNPLQHRDGAHRDENRSPAHGRRGWFDCACCPPNIMRTFASLDGYLATVTDGGLQVHQYADADLGPVHVRTGYPHDGHVVVTVAQDGPLALGLRIPAWSDVTSVTGAGGEASPAPGTLHVVERDWTAGDTVELTFDTTPHRYVADPRIDAARGQVAIERGPLVYAVEQADQQGFTVDDLTVDADAELTEERRDDLLDGVVTLRVPGHAPARHEQAAWPYRRLDRPGGAPHPAGATTGTGAAGSTAATDPADAATVADTATPTTAAGTADTTTAADATAPATANGSADATTPATAAGTADTATGLPAGTSVTAIAVPYYAWANRGPDPMRVWLPLVP, encoded by the coding sequence ATGACCACCACGACCGGCACCACACGCGCCGCTGCCACGACCGGCACCACACCCGCCGCCGCGACGACCGGCACCACGCCCGGCACCAAGACGGCCGACGGCACCACGACCGGTCGTCGCCCGCGCACCGCGACCCCGGCCCTCCCGACCGCCGGTGCGCACCTGACGCTCCGTCCGCTCCCCGTCGGCGGTGCCCGGATCACCGGCGGCTTCTGGGCCCTGCGTCAGGACCGCAACGGACGGGACGCGATCCGGAGCGGGTACGAACGGCTCGACGCCGCCGGGAACTTCCGGAACCTCCGGATCGCGGCCGGCGACGAGCAGGGCGAGGCCGTGGGACCGGTCTTCATGGACTCCGACGTGACGAAGTGGCTCGAGGCCGTCGCGTGGGAGTACGGCCGCGCCCCCGCCGAGGACCTGCTCGCCCTGCAGCGCGAGGTGACCGCGCTGTACGCCCGCGCCCAGGCCGCGGACGGCTACGTCGACTCCGTGCAGCAGATCCGCGGCGAGGGCGCGCGGTACACGGACCTGAAGTGGAGCCACGAGCTCTACTGCGCCGGACACCTGTACCAGGCCGCCGTCGCGCAGCACCGGGCGACGGGCGACACCGGGCTGCTCGAGGTCGCCACGAAGAACGCCGACCACCTCGTCGCCACCTTCGGCCCCGGCGACGACCACGCGCAGGACGTCGACGGACACCCCGTCGTCGAGACGGGCCTCGTCGAGCTCTTCCGCGAGACCGGGAACCGGGCCTACCTCGACCTCGCGCACTGGTTCGTCGACGCCCGCGGCCACGGGATGATCGAGCGCGCCGGCGGCGAGCCCACCTACTTCTCCGACCGGGTGCCGGTCCGCGAGGCCACGACCGTCGAGGGCCACGCCGTCCGTGCCGTCTACCTGGCGGCCGGCGCGGTGGACGTCGCGATCGAGACCGGCGATGCCGAGCTCCTGACGGCGAGCGAACGGCAGTTCGCGGACATGACGGCGACGAAGGCGTTCATCACCGGCGGCCTCGGTGCCCGCTGGGACCGGGAGGCGTTCGGCGACCCGTACGAGCTCCCCACCGACCGCGGCTACGCCGAGACCTGTGCGGCGATCGGCGGGATCCAGTGGGCCTGGCGCCTGCTGCTCGCGACCGGCAAGCCCGTCTACGCCGACGCGATCGAACGGCTGCTGTACAACGCGTTCCTGCCCGGGGTCAGCCTCGCGGGCACCGAGTACTTCTACGTCAACCCGCTGCAGCACCGCGACGGTGCGCACCGCGACGAGAACCGCTCCCCCGCCCACGGCCGCCGCGGTTGGTTCGACTGCGCCTGCTGCCCGCCGAACATCATGCGGACCTTCGCGAGCCTCGACGGCTACCTGGCGACCGTCACCGACGGCGGTCTGCAGGTCCACCAGTACGCGGACGCCGACCTCGGCCCGGTCCACGTCCGCACCGGGTACCCGCACGACGGTCACGTGGTCGTCACGGTGGCCCAGGACGGCCCGCTGGCCCTCGGGTTGCGCATCCCTGCCTGGTCCGACGTCACGTCCGTCACCGGCGCGGGAGGCGAGGCGAGCCCTGCCCCTGGCACCCTGCACGTGGTCGAGCGCGACTGGACCGCCGGCGACACCGTCGAGCTCACCTTCGACACGACACCGCACCGGTACGTCGCCGACCCCCGCATCGACGCGGCCCGTGGCCAGGTCGCCATCGAGCGCGGGCCGCTCGTCTACGCCGTCGAGCAGGCCGACCAGCAGGGCTTCACGGTCGACGACCTGACGGTCGACGCCGACGCCGAGCTCACGGAGGAGCGTCGTGACGACCTGCTCGACGGGGTCGTCACGCTGCGCGTGCCCGGGCACGCCCCGGCGCGGCACGAGCAGGCAGCGTGGCCGTACCGTCGACTCGACCGGCCGGGAGGCGCGCCCCACCCCGCAGGCGCGACCACCGGTACCGGGGCGGCCGGCTCCACGGCCGCGACCGACCCCGCAGACGCGGCTACCGTCGCCGACACGGCCACCCCCACGACCGCAGCCGGCACCGCCGACACCACCACCGCTGCCGACGCGACCGCCCCCGCAACCGCAAACGGCAGCGCCGACGCGACCACCCCCGCAACCGCAGCCGGCACCGCGGACACGGCCACGGGCCTCCCGGCCGGCACGTCCGTCACCGCGATCGCGGTGCCGTACTACGCCTGGGCGAACCGGGGGCCCGACCCGATGCGCGTCTGGCTCCCGCTCGTCCCCTGA
- a CDS encoding DUF3253 domain-containing protein, with protein MGRAIRTAADASASEEAHAERTCASCGRRMPSSASPDAKWCSAACRKHGVDDTDRALEQRIDELLAARSRSSSICPSEVARSLAPDDWRPLMEPARRAARRMVARGEVEITQNGSVVDPSTAKGPIRIRRPR; from the coding sequence ATGGGACGAGCGATCAGGACCGCCGCGGACGCCTCGGCATCGGAGGAGGCACACGCGGAGCGGACCTGCGCGTCGTGCGGTCGACGGATGCCGTCGTCCGCCTCCCCTGACGCGAAGTGGTGCTCGGCGGCGTGCCGGAAGCACGGCGTCGACGACACCGACCGTGCACTCGAACAGCGGATCGACGAACTGCTCGCCGCACGCTCGCGGTCCTCGAGCATCTGCCCCTCCGAGGTCGCGCGGTCGCTCGCACCCGACGACTGGCGGCCCCTGATGGAACCCGCACGACGGGCAGCGCGTCGCATGGTCGCCCGGGGTGAGGTCGAGATCACCCAGAACGGCAGCGTCGTCGACCCGTCGACCGCGAAGGGCCCCATCCGGATCCGCCGCCCCCGGTAG
- a CDS encoding SDR family oxidoreductase — MTNTTEPTPARPEALVVGASGITGSALVDHLLDRGWAVTALSRRPLARDGVRTVAADLRDPDSLTAALAAERPTHVFFTAWQRQETEAENIRVNGGMVRDLLAALAHAPLEHVALVTGLKHYLGPFEAYAAGEMPDTPFHEEEPRLDTPNFYYAQEDELFAAAERQGFTWSVHRSHTVIGYAVGNAMNMGLTIAVQATLAKELDLDFVFPGSEAQWNGLTDMTDAGILAEHMVWAATSPEGADEPFNVVNGDVFRWRWMWPRLAAHLGVDPARVIGYQDRPRPLEEQMSPHEGAWAGIAERYGLVEPDITRLASWWHTDADLGRAMEVVTDMGKSREAGFTAFRRTERAFTDLFDRYRAERLVP, encoded by the coding sequence ATGACGAACACGACCGAACCGACCCCTGCCCGTCCCGAAGCCCTCGTCGTGGGTGCCAGCGGCATCACCGGCTCCGCCCTCGTCGACCACCTGCTCGACCGCGGCTGGGCCGTGACCGCGCTCTCCCGCCGTCCGCTCGCCCGCGACGGTGTGCGCACCGTCGCCGCCGACCTCCGCGACCCGGACTCCCTGACAGCCGCGCTCGCGGCCGAACGGCCGACGCACGTGTTCTTCACCGCGTGGCAGCGGCAGGAGACCGAGGCCGAGAACATCCGCGTCAACGGTGGGATGGTGCGCGACCTGCTCGCCGCCCTGGCACACGCGCCGCTGGAGCACGTCGCCCTGGTCACCGGCCTGAAGCACTACCTCGGCCCGTTCGAGGCGTACGCCGCGGGCGAGATGCCGGACACGCCCTTCCACGAGGAGGAACCGCGGCTCGACACCCCGAACTTCTACTACGCGCAGGAGGACGAGCTCTTCGCCGCCGCCGAGCGCCAGGGGTTCACCTGGTCGGTGCACCGCTCGCACACGGTGATCGGGTACGCGGTCGGCAACGCCATGAACATGGGCCTCACCATCGCCGTGCAGGCCACCCTGGCGAAGGAGCTCGACCTCGACTTCGTCTTCCCGGGCAGCGAGGCGCAGTGGAACGGCCTGACGGACATGACCGACGCCGGCATCCTCGCCGAGCACATGGTCTGGGCTGCCACCAGCCCCGAGGGTGCCGACGAGCCCTTCAACGTCGTGAACGGCGACGTCTTCCGGTGGCGGTGGATGTGGCCGCGGCTCGCCGCCCACCTCGGCGTCGACCCGGCACGGGTGATCGGGTACCAGGACCGTCCGCGGCCGCTCGAGGAGCAGATGAGCCCGCACGAGGGTGCGTGGGCCGGTATCGCCGAGCGGTACGGACTGGTCGAGCCGGACATCACGCGACTGGCGTCGTGGTGGCACACCGACGCCGACCTCGGTCGCGCCATGGAGGTCGTCACCGACATGGGCAAGAGCCGTGAGGCCGGGTTCACCGCGTTCCGACGGACCGAGCGGGCCTTCACCGACCTGTTCGACCGGTACCGCGCCGAGCGACTCGTCCCGTAG